Proteins co-encoded in one Spirosoma endbachense genomic window:
- a CDS encoding DUF1611 domain-containing protein yields MNNRAILLTDGLLATPNAKTAHGLIRGSDRYQVVGVVDLPTAGQDAGTILDGIFRNIPVFASVDEALSTVGPVSHAIVAVATSGGVLPPTMLTDIRQSLEKGLSVVNGLHEFLNEKPDLVALARQYGGQLIDVRRPKPRQDLHFWTGEINQITAPIIAVIGTDCALGKRTTTRLIREACNQQGINAQMIYTGQTGWLQGGQYGFIVDSTLNDFVSGELEHSLVSCWRETGADVLLIEGQAALRNPSGPCGSEFLVSGNARYVVLVHAPQRTYYDHIPDWGRIPPVDTEINLINAYGSTVIALALNTEGCSRDEAFAYQNQYREQLGIPVLLPLEEGVAPIVPVIQTLTTAAHAH; encoded by the coding sequence ATGAATAATCGGGCAATTTTGCTCACAGACGGCTTATTGGCCACCCCCAACGCCAAAACAGCCCACGGACTGATCCGGGGGTCGGATCGCTATCAGGTCGTGGGCGTGGTCGATTTGCCAACGGCTGGACAGGACGCAGGCACCATTCTCGACGGGATATTCCGGAATATTCCCGTTTTTGCATCAGTCGATGAGGCACTTTCGACGGTTGGGCCGGTTTCCCATGCTATCGTTGCCGTGGCAACAAGTGGCGGAGTTTTACCCCCAACCATGCTCACCGATATTCGCCAAAGCCTGGAAAAGGGGCTGTCGGTGGTTAACGGATTGCATGAATTTCTGAATGAGAAACCCGACCTGGTTGCGCTGGCCCGGCAGTATGGTGGTCAGCTCATCGACGTGCGACGGCCTAAACCCCGGCAGGACCTTCATTTCTGGACGGGTGAGATTAACCAGATTACCGCCCCTATCATCGCGGTTATCGGCACCGATTGTGCCCTCGGCAAGCGGACAACCACCCGCCTGATCCGGGAAGCCTGTAACCAGCAGGGTATCAATGCCCAAATGATCTATACCGGCCAGACCGGCTGGCTTCAGGGTGGTCAATATGGCTTCATTGTCGATTCGACCCTCAACGATTTTGTATCGGGTGAACTCGAACATTCGCTCGTTTCCTGCTGGCGCGAAACTGGCGCCGATGTCCTGCTGATTGAGGGTCAGGCCGCGCTCCGAAACCCCAGTGGTCCCTGTGGCTCGGAGTTTCTGGTGTCGGGCAACGCCCGGTATGTGGTGCTGGTTCATGCGCCCCAACGAACCTATTATGACCATATTCCAGATTGGGGGCGCATACCTCCCGTTGATACAGAGATTAACCTGATCAATGCCTATGGCTCGACGGTCATTGCCCTCGCTCTCAACACAGAAGGATGCAGTCGGGATGAAGCCTTTGCTTACCAGAATCAATACAGAGAACAGCTTGGTATTCCGGTACTTCTCCCACTGGAAGAGGGTGTAGCGCCTATTGTACCTGTTATTCAGACCCTAACCACTGCGGCTCATGCGCATTAA
- a CDS encoding APC family permease, with the protein MTKLARSITLNQAILLVVSGIVGSGVFKKVAPMAAELGSPILVLACWVMAGIVSLAGALTYAEMAGMFPQSGGEYVYFRHIYGRLFAFLYGWGAFTVMRTATIAALAHIFGQSLLSLTGTHGASAELSVKLIASSLIVFLSFVNYRGVSFAEGLSRALIYLTFVAVIIIAFLGFQAQTGSLTHLTQSVQEPVTNARGSLLGSLVVASLGAFWGYEGWNQIGYIGEEIKSPQRNLPIALGVGTSIVVGIYILLNAVYLYVLPIDKLVQLASTPDKIAAVEVVRQAAGWAGATFISVLILVTTSNSTNASILMPARVFYAMARDGLFFKAAARIHPRYKTPSVAILLQGFWSIILVWSGSFDQLTDMLVFASFIFYGATALGVILLRQKQPDIVRPYRVIGYPIVPLFFLSCCTLLVLMTLINQPREALTGLGLIATGLPFYWFWRRNRPVVVENP; encoded by the coding sequence ATGACAAAACTCGCCCGCAGCATCACGCTTAACCAAGCCATTTTACTGGTTGTCAGTGGAATTGTTGGCTCTGGAGTTTTCAAAAAAGTAGCACCGATGGCGGCAGAGTTAGGATCACCGATACTGGTCCTGGCTTGTTGGGTTATGGCGGGTATTGTCAGTTTGGCGGGTGCATTAACCTATGCTGAGATGGCGGGTATGTTCCCTCAATCGGGGGGCGAATACGTTTATTTCAGACACATTTACGGCCGCCTGTTTGCCTTCCTGTACGGCTGGGGGGCGTTCACGGTTATGCGCACGGCCACGATTGCCGCTCTCGCGCATATATTCGGCCAGTCACTGCTCTCGCTTACAGGTACGCACGGAGCTTCTGCGGAATTAAGCGTAAAGCTAATTGCAAGCTCGCTAATCGTTTTTTTGAGTTTCGTCAATTACCGGGGTGTATCGTTCGCCGAAGGGCTTAGCCGGGCGCTGATTTACCTGACATTTGTAGCAGTCATCATTATTGCGTTTCTGGGTTTTCAAGCCCAGACAGGTAGCCTGACTCACCTTACCCAGTCTGTTCAGGAACCCGTTACAAATGCACGGGGCAGTTTACTGGGCTCCCTTGTTGTTGCTTCACTCGGTGCTTTCTGGGGTTATGAAGGGTGGAATCAGATTGGCTACATTGGCGAAGAGATCAAATCCCCACAACGTAATCTGCCTATCGCACTGGGCGTAGGCACCAGTATCGTGGTTGGCATTTATATACTCTTGAATGCGGTTTATTTATACGTGCTACCCATTGATAAACTTGTTCAATTAGCCAGCACACCCGATAAAATTGCGGCTGTTGAAGTCGTGCGGCAGGCGGCAGGCTGGGCCGGTGCCACGTTCATTTCGGTCTTGATCCTGGTAACGACCTCAAACTCAACCAATGCCTCTATACTGATGCCAGCCAGGGTTTTTTATGCGATGGCGCGCGATGGACTGTTTTTTAAAGCAGCTGCCCGTATTCATCCCCGTTATAAAACGCCATCGGTAGCCATTCTGCTTCAGGGCTTTTGGTCAATTATACTGGTCTGGTCGGGTAGTTTTGACCAATTGACCGATATGCTGGTTTTTGCTTCATTTATTTTTTACGGGGCCACTGCCCTGGGTGTGATTCTGCTTCGCCAAAAACAGCCCGACATCGTTCGCCCTTATCGGGTAATCGGTTATCCGATCGTACCCTTATTTTTCTTGTCCTGTTGTACGTTACTTGTTTTGATGACACTGATTAATCAGCCCCGCGAAGCGCTAACGGGCTTGGGGTTAATCGCTACCGGCCTCCCCTTCTATTGGTTCTGGCGCAGAAATAGGCCGGTAGTGGTCGAGAATCCGTAA
- a CDS encoding dipeptide epimerase, whose amino-acid sequence MRIKAIRSYCRDLALTKPYTIAYQTISTVENVFLEIELANGIVGVGAANPSPEVVGESPDQALQNLQSDWTTRLIGRDIRLFYNLLDEASQQFPNAPGTLAALDIALHDAFGQFLGVPVVAFYGQKIQSLPTSVTIGIMNAADTLVEAVAYYELGFRVLKVKTGLNVSEDIERILKLRERYPHDLTIRVDANQGYSLTELEAFLKATSTTQIELIEQPLQVGTEHELLGLPDTIRRLLAADESLKNPEAALKLAQHPQPFGIFNIKLMKCGGIRSALEIATIARSATISLFWGCNDESRISITAALHAAFACANTRYIDLDGSLDLAEDVVSGGFVLENGVMRPTGEAGLGLRRLI is encoded by the coding sequence ATGCGCATTAAAGCCATCCGCTCCTATTGCCGGGATCTGGCGCTTACGAAACCGTATACGATCGCTTACCAGACGATTTCGACGGTCGAGAATGTCTTTCTGGAAATTGAACTGGCAAACGGGATTGTCGGCGTTGGGGCTGCCAACCCTTCGCCGGAAGTGGTAGGCGAATCACCCGACCAGGCCTTGCAGAATTTGCAAAGTGACTGGACAACCAGACTCATCGGGCGCGATATCAGGCTCTTTTACAACCTGCTCGATGAAGCCAGTCAGCAGTTTCCGAATGCGCCGGGCACATTAGCCGCCCTGGATATTGCCCTGCATGACGCCTTTGGTCAATTTCTGGGCGTTCCGGTTGTCGCCTTTTATGGGCAGAAAATCCAGTCGTTACCAACGTCCGTAACCATCGGCATTATGAATGCTGCCGATACACTGGTAGAAGCAGTTGCTTATTATGAGCTGGGTTTTCGGGTGCTCAAGGTAAAAACCGGCTTGAATGTATCTGAGGATATTGAGCGAATCCTGAAGCTTCGGGAGCGTTATCCGCACGACCTGACCATTCGTGTCGATGCGAATCAGGGATATTCGCTAACTGAGTTGGAGGCTTTCCTGAAAGCGACATCCACTACTCAGATCGAACTGATCGAACAACCATTACAGGTTGGTACTGAACACGAATTACTTGGTTTACCCGATACCATACGGCGGTTACTGGCAGCTGACGAATCGCTAAAAAATCCCGAAGCGGCCTTAAAACTTGCCCAACACCCCCAGCCTTTTGGTATCTTTAACATCAAGCTGATGAAATGTGGGGGTATTCGGTCAGCACTTGAGATTGCCACCATTGCCCGGTCAGCTACCATTTCCCTGTTTTGGGGTTGCAATGACGAAAGTCGGATCAGCATTACCGCAGCCTTACACGCAGCTTTTGCGTGTGCAAATACCCGTTACATTGATCTCGATGGCAGTCTGGATCTTGCCGAAGATGTGGTATCGGGTGGTTTTGTTCTCGAAAATGGCGTCATGCGTCCAACCGGTGAAGCGGGCCTGGGATTACGTCGCCTGATATAA
- a CDS encoding heme-dependent oxidative N-demethylase family protein, with amino-acid sequence MLPYFPFGQQFNDKMGTYPLPESDWLVEVDPQYQTEIALKRQLLNTLPNYYYQALPGHETAQWEVLELVLQNLARFSPDSFTLHQNGDQWFWQNRILNEETTFTFGDLRTLPNDPLDWAGRQVQEDLTILAGKEATLVAGQLCFGNGWCLDEKLGLPFWQIHRPIVPIVEPMMQAAQKLMERLPVGRPVWRVNWSVKVTDQLDMTSRHTPMLEKLLADQSAQMTIDSIAEQLYIRIERQTLTRLPRSGAILFGIHTYQNLLAREVEERADAAIRMAQVFSTTPAAMIDYKGMTSFLPILIRYLNNIYSNYYKSTS; translated from the coding sequence ATGCTCCCCTATTTCCCGTTTGGCCAGCAGTTTAATGACAAAATGGGTACGTATCCGTTGCCCGAAAGCGACTGGCTTGTTGAGGTTGATCCACAATATCAAACCGAAATTGCTCTAAAACGCCAGTTGCTGAACACGTTACCCAACTACTATTATCAGGCGTTGCCCGGCCACGAAACAGCTCAATGGGAGGTTTTGGAGCTGGTCCTGCAAAATTTGGCCCGGTTTTCGCCTGATTCGTTTACGCTTCATCAAAACGGCGATCAATGGTTTTGGCAGAATCGCATACTGAACGAAGAGACAACCTTTACCTTCGGCGATCTGCGAACCCTCCCCAACGATCCGCTCGATTGGGCAGGGCGACAGGTTCAGGAAGATCTGACCATTCTGGCGGGTAAGGAAGCCACGCTGGTAGCGGGACAATTGTGTTTCGGTAATGGATGGTGTCTGGATGAGAAACTTGGGTTGCCCTTCTGGCAGATTCACAGACCCATTGTCCCCATTGTAGAACCCATGATGCAGGCCGCACAAAAGCTTATGGAACGATTGCCAGTAGGTCGCCCGGTCTGGCGTGTGAACTGGAGTGTGAAAGTAACCGATCAATTGGACATGACAAGCCGCCATACGCCAATGCTCGAGAAACTTCTCGCGGATCAAAGTGCCCAAATGACGATCGACTCCATCGCAGAACAACTCTATATCCGTATCGAACGGCAAACGCTTACCCGATTACCCCGCTCAGGAGCCATTCTGTTTGGCATTCATACCTATCAGAATCTACTGGCTCGTGAAGTAGAAGAACGGGCCGATGCTGCCATTCGAATGGCTCAGGTATTTAGCACGACCCCAGCCGCAATGATTGACTATAAAGGAATGACCTCGTTTTTGCCCATCTTAATCCGTTACTTGAATAATATATACTCAAATTACTACAAATCAACTAGTTGA